The following proteins come from a genomic window of Trifolium pratense cultivar HEN17-A07 linkage group LG4, ARS_RC_1.1, whole genome shotgun sequence:
- the LOC123882467 gene encoding protein BUNDLE SHEATH DEFECTIVE 2, chloroplastic-like: MATLSHYTLHPLSSSSSSSTLIHLSPCSSTSYLSLPQPTSLSKVYCPSSKCRRKPTKSRFLMIIDPVLLFNGFGSTFYFDTQTLLATVSVLAAIALSLFLGLKGDPVSCERCGGNGGTKCVFCNDGKMKQETGLVDCKVCKGSGLILCKKCAGSGYSRRL, encoded by the exons ATGGCTACGCTTTCTCACTACACTCTTCATCCtctatcttcatcttcttcttcttcaaccttgATTCATCTTTCACCATGTTCTTCTACATCTTATCTTTCTCTTCCTCAACCTACATCTTTATCCAAAGTCTACTGCCCATCCTCCAAATGCAGAAGGAAACCAACAAAATCAAGATTCTTGATGATCATTGACCCAGTATTGCTGTTTAATGGCTTTGGTAGCACTTTCTACTTTGACACACAAACACTTCTTGCCACTGTTAGTGTTTTGGCTGCCATTGCTCTTTCTCTCTTCCTTGGCCTCAAG GGTGATCCGGTGTCCTGTGAGCGATGTGGTGGCAACG GGGGAACAAAATGTGTTTTTTGCAATGATGGTAAGATGAAGCAAGAGACGGGGTTGGTTGACTGCAAAGTATGCAAGGGTTCAG GATTGATACTCTGCAAGAAGTGTGCCGGTTCTGGCTATTCGCGAAGATTATGA